A region of Anopheles merus strain MAF chromosome 2R, AmerM5.1, whole genome shotgun sequence DNA encodes the following proteins:
- the LOC121589200 gene encoding uncharacterized protein LOC121589200, producing MVDYCNTRSATSAATSIATPATFRPGKSRHGAREKSLPLHKSLGEGAMDAGQQARVRTVRLVRPHHGYSHRNLPITGSNFGFSIRGGLEYGTGFFVSAIERDSEADRQGLKVGDQIIRVNGYQVEDAVHRELAQFIANQERLIMKVRGLGILPIKERTADPLTWHVVSFGMSRDKQDALLLEEPCGGRDVKVILSVAPRTKLGCGICKGPDWKPGIFVQFTKEGGVAREAGLRPGDQILSCNGHSFAEATFGEAVAVMKSSHVLELVVRPSAGLDLFPGESSGYNSSASSVNGDQSPCWGDQTSKRLSIVREESITHDRRRLAAAPVATVPEMPPASDSTSGVPPPPPPQPQQQPHHQDEQQVQQQQQQQQLTPRGTLTGGAIRRKNTTIIEFSERGAIVNPEAKQSETKTIIVEVHRSASAGSMVDDETGHGAAAAGTIIPPPPPLFADTVTTSSGQSVTNAAAASSSTTLAQEQASAAAAHHSLSNAISDELRRRAQKKATPAGGGMTDPATGPAAALTELENRLKEKNVRLRPVTMAISDERHTALMDEFRAVHKRMFKNGFDNAELKKQPPKTNDADHGQPIQDAVNGANGARKSPKGTMGRVAASEMAKASGDSAELESIESFKLNNPQQPPVRPPSYYFCPQATGPPTMKKSQKPIAVTISEYATSAGRTEEPKKSTRFDFGQLRSVTEAIGGGGPAGGLKEGPLSRQRQAPAT from the exons ATGGTCGACTACTGTAACACACGATCGGCGACCAGTGCAGCTACCTCCATTGCGACTCCCGCCACCTTTCGGCCAGGCAAATCGCGGCATGGGGCACGTGAAAAATCCCTTCCGTTGCACAAATCGCTGGGCGAAGGAGCGATGGACGCTGGGCAGCAGGCACGGGTGCGTACGGTGCGCCTGGTACGGCCCCACCATGGCTACAGCCACCGGAACCTACCGATCACAGGCAGCAACTTTGGCTTTTCCATACGAGGCGGGTTAGAGTACGGCACCGGGTTCTTCGTGTCCGCTATAGAGCGTGATTCTGAAGCTGATCGGCAGGGATTAAAG GTAGGAGATCAGATCATACGCGTCAATGGGTATCAGGTGGAGGATGCAGTACATCGCGAGCTGGCCCAATTCATTGCCAATCAGGAGCGACTGATCATGAAGGTGCGCGGGCTCGGCATTCTACCGATCAAAGA ACGTACAGCCGACCCGCTAACCTGGCACGTGGTGTCGTTTGGAATGTCGCGCGACAAGCAGGATGCGCTGCTGCTCGAAGAACCGTGCGGTGGGCGCGATGTGAAGGTGATCCTCTCGGTGGCACCCCGCACCAAGCTGGGCTGCGGCATTTGCAAGGGTCCCGACTGGAAGCCGGGCATATTTGTCCAGTTCACCAAGGAGGGAGGCGTGGCGCGGGAGGCCGGCTTACGGCCCGGCGATCAGATTCTGTCCTGCAATGGGCACAGCTTTGCCGAGGCCACGTTCGGCGAGGCAGTGGCCGTGATGAAGTCATCGCACGTGCTCGAGCTGGTGGTGCGCCCCAGTGCCGGGTTGGATCTGTTCCCGGGCGAATCGAGCGGCTACAACAGCTCGGCGAGCAGTGTCAACGGTGACCAGAGTCCGTGCTGGGGTGACCAGACGTCCAAGCGGCTAAGCATCGTGCGGGAGGAGTCGATCACGCACGATCGCCGTCGGCTGGCAGCGGCACCGGTCGCAACAGTACCGGAAATGCCACCAGCCAGCGATAGCACATCGGGCGTCCCTCCTCCTCCGCCGCCTCAGCCCCAACAACAACCCCATCATCAGGATGAACAACaggttcagcagcagcagcagcaacaacaactgaCCCCGAGGGGCACACTGACTGGAGGGGCGATACGCAGGAAgaacaccaccatcatcgaGTTCTCCGAGCGGGGCGCAATCGTGAACCCTGAAGCGAAACAGAGTGAAACGAAAACGATCATTGTCGAGGTGCACCGGAGCGCATCGGCCGGCTCGATGGTGGACGACGAGACGGGCCATGGGGCTGCAGCAGCGGGTACGATCATTCCACCCCCTCCGCCCCTGTTCGCCGACACCGTCACGACATCCAGTGGCCAGTCGGTGACGAATGCAGCAGCGGCATCGTCCAGCACGACGCTAGCGCAAGAACAAGCGTCCGCCGCTGCGGCTCATCACAGCCTGAGCAACGCAATATCGGACGAGCTGCGGCGCCGGGCACAGAAGAAAGCGACACCGGCGGGCGGCGGAATGACGGACCCGGCCACCGGGCCGGCCGCCGCCCTCACCGAGCTCGAGAATCGGCTGAAGGAAAAGAACGTCCGTTTGCGCCCGGTAACGATGGCCATTTCGGACGAACGGCACACCGCCCTGATGGACGAGTTCCGGGCGGTGCACAAACGTATGTTCAAGAATGGATTCGACAACGCGGAACTaaag AAACAGCCCCCCAAAACGAATGATGCTGACCACGGTCAGCCGATCCAGGACGCGGTCAACGGTGCAAATGGGGCAAGAAAATCGCCCAAAGGCACGATGGGACGAGTGGCGGCGTCCGAAATGGCGAAGGCAAGCGGCGACAGTGCCGAGCTGGAATCGATCGAATCGTTCAAGCTGAACAATCCTCAACAACCACCGGTACGGCCCCCTTCGTACTACTTCTGCCCGCAGGCAACCGGGCCGCCAACGATGAAGAAATCCCAAAAACCGATCGCCGTCACGATCAGCGAGTATGCGACGAGTGCGGGACGGACGGAAGAGCCCAAAAAGTCGACCCGGTTCGATTTTGGACAGCTGCGATCCGTGACGGAAGCGATCGGGGGTGGTGGTCCTGCCGGTGGTCTTAAGGAGGGCCCGTTAAGTAGACAGCGCCAAGCTCCAGCAACGTAG